In a genomic window of Polycladomyces abyssicola:
- a CDS encoding dicarboxylate/amino acid:cation symporter → MKRLVTNLTFQVLTAITLGIILGTLAPDTAKAMKPIGDVFINMVKMVIAPIVFLTIVVGIAKMGDMKKVGRVGGKALLYFEIVTTIALVIGLIVANVVKPGMGVHLDPSQGQDQVSQYVSEGKKMNLVDFLVHIVPSNIVDAFAKGDTLQVVFFSVLFGFALATLGNFGKPLIDLLDQISKVFFKIVNIIMRVAPLGAFGAMSYTIGKYGLSSLIPLGKLMLAVYITMFLFVFVVLNLICRMYGFSLWNYLKFIKEELLIVLGTSSSESVLPRMMKRMEEYGCSKSVVGLVLPTGYAFNLDGTSIYLTMAVVFLAQVSGVDLSLTQELTILAILMLTSKGAATVTGGGFIVLASTLSATHAIPLEGLALLLGVDRFMSEARAIVNMIGNGIATIVVAKSENEFHPNHPQVGKHDGSSPSDAVGVDAS, encoded by the coding sequence ATGAAAAGATTGGTCACCAATCTGACCTTTCAAGTGCTGACCGCCATTACGCTCGGAATCATTTTGGGTACTTTGGCTCCTGATACGGCCAAAGCCATGAAACCAATTGGAGACGTTTTCATCAACATGGTAAAGATGGTGATCGCCCCGATCGTCTTCCTGACCATCGTTGTCGGGATTGCCAAAATGGGCGATATGAAAAAGGTGGGGAGAGTCGGCGGAAAAGCGCTCCTCTACTTTGAGATCGTAACCACCATCGCTTTGGTCATCGGCCTCATTGTTGCCAATGTGGTGAAACCGGGCATGGGAGTTCATCTGGACCCGAGTCAAGGTCAGGATCAAGTTTCTCAATATGTCAGTGAAGGGAAGAAAATGAATCTGGTTGACTTCCTGGTTCATATCGTTCCCTCCAACATCGTGGATGCCTTTGCCAAAGGCGACACCTTGCAGGTAGTCTTCTTCTCCGTACTGTTCGGGTTTGCTTTGGCTACGCTCGGCAATTTCGGGAAACCGCTGATCGATCTGTTGGACCAGATCTCCAAAGTGTTTTTCAAAATCGTCAACATCATCATGCGAGTAGCTCCGCTTGGCGCCTTTGGAGCGATGTCCTACACGATCGGAAAATACGGCCTGTCCTCCCTCATTCCGCTTGGAAAACTGATGCTGGCCGTCTACATCACCATGTTCCTGTTCGTGTTCGTTGTCTTGAATCTGATTTGCCGGATGTACGGGTTCAGTCTGTGGAACTACCTCAAATTTATCAAAGAAGAATTGCTCATCGTGCTGGGGACCTCCTCGTCCGAATCCGTTTTGCCCCGCATGATGAAGCGGATGGAAGAATACGGTTGTTCCAAATCGGTGGTCGGCTTGGTTCTGCCGACAGGATATGCCTTCAACTTGGACGGTACATCGATCTATCTGACCATGGCCGTCGTGTTCCTGGCCCAGGTGAGCGGCGTAGATCTGAGCTTGACGCAGGAGCTGACGATTCTCGCCATCCTGATGCTGACTTCAAAAGGAGCGGCGACAGTAACGGGCGGCGGGTTTATCGTGCTGGCCTCCACGCTGAGTGCCACACATGCGATTCCCTTGGAGGGATTGGCCCTGTTGCTCGGTGTAGACCGCTTCATGTCTGAAGCGCGGGCAATCGTCAACATGATCGGAAACGGCATCGCCACGATCGTCGTGGCCAAAAGTGAAAACGAATTCCATCCTAATCATCCGCAAGTCGGCAAGCATGATGGCTCCTCTCCTTCCGATGCGGTAGGAGTGGACGCATCGTGA
- a CDS encoding response regulator: MACQVLIVEDDPMVAEINRRYLTSIPGFHCIGIASNVTEAWEFLRNESVDLVLLDIFMPGKNGLQLLTEIRKEGKSVDVIVISAANDIQNIKRALRLGAVDYLIKPFTFERLKTALQTYQKEQELIQEQNEWSQEELDKLLLYPDQTHSAPAKLPKGLTQETLQRVVESIDTLKKGFTTEELAQVIGISRVSARKYLRFLTEIGFLSVEPVYGTGGRPVYRYDVNKDHTARIAPYLKT, encoded by the coding sequence ATGGCATGTCAGGTGTTAATCGTGGAAGACGATCCGATGGTGGCAGAAATCAACCGTCGTTATCTGACATCCATACCGGGATTCCATTGCATCGGAATTGCATCCAATGTCACGGAAGCCTGGGAGTTTCTGCGAAACGAATCCGTGGATCTGGTATTATTGGATATTTTCATGCCGGGAAAAAATGGGTTGCAGTTGTTGACAGAGATCCGCAAGGAAGGAAAAAGTGTTGATGTAATCGTCATTTCCGCAGCCAATGACATTCAAAACATCAAACGGGCTCTCCGGCTCGGAGCGGTCGATTACTTGATCAAGCCCTTTACGTTCGAACGGTTGAAAACCGCATTACAAACCTATCAAAAAGAACAGGAACTGATTCAAGAACAGAACGAGTGGAGCCAAGAGGAGCTGGACAAACTGTTGCTTTATCCAGATCAAACACACTCAGCCCCCGCCAAGCTCCCGAAAGGTTTGACACAGGAGACACTGCAACGCGTGGTGGAGTCGATTGATACCTTGAAAAAAGGATTTACGACGGAAGAACTGGCCCAAGTCATCGGCATTTCTCGCGTGTCCGCCCGGAAATACCTGAGGTTCTTGACGGAAATCGGCTTCTTGTCGGTTGAACCGGTTTATGGAACGGGCGGTCGTCCAGTCTATCGGTACGATGTGAATAAAGACCATACCGCTCGGATCGCTCCATACTTGAAAACGTGA
- a CDS encoding aldo/keto reductase, with protein sequence MNWLLAKPAVATVITGAKNKEQVIQNVAAAEWKLESEDVIALDKMTDI encoded by the coding sequence GTGAACTGGCTTCTGGCAAAGCCAGCTGTAGCCACAGTCATTACTGGTGCAAAAAACAAAGAGCAAGTGATTCAAAATGTAGCCGCTGCAGAATGGAAACTTGAATCTGAAGATGTCATCGCGTTGGATAAAATGACTGATATCTAA
- a CDS encoding ATP-binding protein: MLFVFCTSNDCGYSWLCQKPVHRDGILAVNREGRIVVANSEAIRIFQRAGIDEKPIGKSIEDYLPTSRLMHVLESGNPEYDQEHSLNGMTMVVNRIPVKVGQEVVGAIATFRDKTELKHLAEQLTGVKLYAEALRVKTHEFMNQLHVVLGMVQIGEFEKLSSYIQQITNHYQMEIGSVARLVKDPVLAGFLLSKLSYARERGVNLHIQGGPVWPSLRPELTEELITIFGNLIDNAIDAVEESQKKEIAVSLSFDSGVLSLTVRDSGQGIPKELHEKVFEKGFSTKGRDRGYGLYLVRQSIDRLGGRLSMTSDPEGTIVTVHLPYEDKE; encoded by the coding sequence TTGCTCTTTGTTTTTTGCACCAGTAATGACTGTGGCTACAGCTGGCTTTGCCAGAAGCCAGTTCACCGCGATGGGATCCTGGCAGTGAACCGGGAAGGACGAATCGTCGTGGCCAATTCAGAGGCGATTCGCATATTCCAACGCGCAGGGATCGATGAAAAACCCATAGGAAAGAGCATTGAAGACTACCTGCCCACTTCCCGTCTGATGCACGTGTTGGAAAGTGGGAACCCGGAGTACGATCAGGAACATTCTTTAAACGGCATGACTATGGTGGTCAACCGAATCCCGGTCAAAGTCGGTCAAGAAGTGGTCGGAGCCATCGCCACTTTCCGGGACAAAACCGAATTGAAGCATTTGGCTGAACAACTGACAGGCGTAAAACTGTACGCAGAAGCACTTCGCGTGAAAACTCACGAATTTATGAACCAGCTGCATGTCGTACTGGGTATGGTTCAGATCGGGGAATTTGAGAAATTATCGTCGTACATCCAGCAAATTACCAACCATTATCAAATGGAGATCGGATCCGTAGCCCGGCTGGTCAAAGATCCCGTCCTCGCGGGATTTTTGTTGAGCAAACTCAGCTACGCCAGGGAACGCGGTGTCAATCTGCACATTCAGGGAGGGCCTGTGTGGCCGTCACTGAGACCGGAACTGACGGAAGAGTTGATTACGATTTTCGGGAATTTGATTGATAACGCGATCGATGCAGTGGAAGAAAGTCAAAAGAAAGAGATTGCTGTTTCTCTCTCATTTGACAGCGGCGTACTTTCCCTGACCGTAAGAGACAGCGGACAAGGCATCCCGAAAGAGCTGCATGAGAAAGTTTTTGAGAAAGGCTTTTCGACCAAAGGGAGAGATCGTGGATACGGATTGTATTTGGTGCGACAAAGCATTGACAGGTTGGGAGGGCGTTTGTCCATGACATCCGACCCCGAAGGTACAATCGTGACGGTTCACTTGCCGTATGAAGACAAGGAGTGA